From one Magnolia sinica isolate HGM2019 chromosome 18, MsV1, whole genome shotgun sequence genomic stretch:
- the LOC131233709 gene encoding uncharacterized protein LOC131233709, protein MAADIINGIRHRKLWFPCRFFSLNATSLTLLAIATKLPVDLSTLMPRALDQLTKLSGTVLICTAMANFMPSLGTMEDSQVILNVVPLGILVITIIVNVCIEMGTGVIYAFRLAHIIILLFMLIMLLILCSSALTVSTTSQLLKQQYELKHHQASDGPDVKVETSTVTKLKNDVRKYWMMAHSSSPQYVISRSLIGTASGAFCLLGAIVLTEAFIASLGPNSPSFCQDLNPDEFRTQSVSDYGWSITLVSFSQVIAVGVGTVAPACRWFATVNSMGFQIKTWSDFKGEFKVERYWIQRLVDWKDSPLHFGIKSRSCRRFVYGFRNLILDVCLRMQTAIVLFSKSVRLAFMLVMTGLKILLSCFLSILPRRQFKSSGSVLNEETGSSSNTDRGLNDFVLHLEGEEKLVHLIMKQGCIDTEKWIRKGRKNQLKHLMDLLSKSTISEGFKGVCDFDSDVVRLVGLVESPNCWALPLVTLVSIAIAIPCTDRELIEPLLHGVNEGLRCVRFIEKKLDLKGLVNIKEAADIVWQGVDLNCKWFDVDLATLIPEEKDPKKIIERLADIGKDCVLDFEKTMAPLCGNKKNTLKWTAKALAGNSLYRICQTILDDYDNKFRRAEELFEWLCVTISDILGACLTNLPHAISIECSSSAIEAKEDSIRKAASFLGEAENILETLGHQGVEDLGIDQCAYIDDWRTSKLKKNTSRLPSATSNDDMSSATSGELRLSIE, encoded by the coding sequence ATGGCGGCTGATATCATTAACGGGATCCGCCATCGAAAGCTCTGGTTTCCATGCAGATTCTTCTCGCTCAACGCCACTTCCTTGACCCTTCTAGCAATCGCGACGAAACTGCCTGTCGATCTTAGCACTCTAATGCCCCGGGCTCTAGATCAGCTCACCAAGCTCAGTGGGACCGTCCTGATTTGCACCGCAATGGCCAACTTCATGCCGTCTTTAGGAACCATGGAAGACTCCCAGGTGATCTTGAACGTTGTCCCATTGGGAATTCTAGTCATCACGATAATTGTCAACGTCTGCATTGAAATGGGTACCGGCGTCATTTATGCCTTTCGTCTGGCACACATCATAATCCTGCTTTTCATGCTAATCATGCTCCTGATTCTTTGTTCCTCTGCTTTAACGGTTTCAACCACGAGTCAGTTGCTAAAACAACAGTATGAGTTGAAACACCATCAAGCTTCAGATGGGCCAGATGTTAAAGTTGAGACATCCACCGTTACgaaattgaaaaatgatgtgAGGAAATATTGGATGATGGCCCATAGCTCTAGTCCTCAGTATGTTATCAGTCGCTCCTTGATTGGCACCGCTTCGGGAGCTTTCTGTCTCTTGGGTGCTATCGTTCTGACGGAGGCATTCATCGCATCACTAGGTCCAAATTCACCAAGCTTTTGTCAAGATTTGAATCCTGACGAGTTTCGGACTCAATCCGTATCAGATTACGGGTGGTCGATTACGCTTGTCTCATTTTCTCAAGTAATTGCAGTTGGGGTAGGAACTGTAGCCCCTGCTTGTAGATGGTTTGCCACTGTCAATTCGATGGGCTTTCAGATAAAAACATGGAGTGATTTCAAAGGCGAGTTTAAGGTGGAGAGGTACTGGATTCAGAGATTGGTGGATTGGAAAGACAGCCCTTTACATTTCGGCATCAAGAGCAGGAGCTGTCGAAGGTTCGTCTATGGCTTTAGAAATCTAATACTGGATGTCTGTCTACGAATGCAAACTGCAATAGTCTTATTCAGCAAATCTGTTCGATTAGCTTTCATGTTGGTCATGACTGGGCTCAAAATTCTGCTGTCCTGCTTCCTCTCAATCCTACCACGAAGGCAGTTCAAGTCCTCTGGAAGCGTTTTGAATGAGGAAACAGGGTCTTCTTCAAATACAGATCGAGGCCTGAATGATTTCGTATTACATCTCGAGGGTGAGGAAAAATTGGTCCATTTGATCATGAAACAAGGCTGCATCGACACAGAGAAATGGATCCGTAAAGGTAGAAAGAACCAATTAAAACATCTTATGGATCTTTTAAGCAAATCAACAATTTCGGAAGGCTTCAAGGGAGTCTGCGATTTTGATAGCGACGTAGTTCGCCTGGTAGGTTTGGTGGAAAGTCCTAATTGCTGGGCTCTGCCTTTGGTAACCCTTGTGAGTATAGCCATTGCAATTCCTTGCACGGACCGAGAACTGATCGAGCCATTGCTACATGGGGTAAATGAAGGCCTCCGTTGCGTAAGATTCATAGAGAAGAAGCTGGATTTGAAAGGGCTGGTAAACATTAAGGAAGCAGCAGACATCGTCTGGCAAGGTGTTGATCTTAACTGTAAATGGTTCGATGTGGATCTTGCCACATTGATCCCTGAAGAGAAGGATCCCAAGAAAATAATCGAACGCCTTGCAGACATTGGAAAGGATTGTGTTTTGGACTTTGAGAAGACCATGGCGCCTTTGTGTGGAAACAAGAAGAACACTCTCAAGTGGACGGCCAAAGCATTGGCGGGCAATTCTCTGTATAGAATCTGTCAAACCATTCTGGATGACTATGACAACAAATTTAGGAGAGCGGAAGAGCTGTTCGAATGGTTGTGTGTAACGATTTCTGATATATTGGGAGCCTGTCTTACCAATTTACCGCATGCGATATCCATCGAATGCTCTTCCAGTGCCATCGAAGCAAAGGAAGATAGCATTAGGAAAGCAGCTTCTTTTCTTGGCGAAGCTGAAAACATATTGGAAACTCTCGGACACCAAGGGGTTGAAGATCTGGGCATTGATCAATGTGCCTATATCGACGACTGGCGTACCAGCAAACTGAAGAAGAACACATCACGCCTCCCTTCTGCTACTTCCAATGACGATATGTCTAGCGCTACTTCAGGTGAACTGCGTCTATCTATCGAGTAG
- the LOC131233710 gene encoding uncharacterized protein LOC131233710 encodes MTTVRGETECPYNETRYSEPMPWIGLYVAAASIACVLAMKGDIISGFHNRKLWIPCRFFSLNATSLILISIATKLPVDLNTPMPRIQDQFTKLSGTVLICTTMANFMPSLGTMEDSQVILNVVPLGILVITIIVNVCIEMVTRVIFAFRLEHITILFFMIIMLLIFCSSALVVSTTKQLLRQQYELKYQQASDDMAEISTVIMLRNDVRKCWMMAHCCSPQHVLSRSAMCTASGAFCLLGALVLTLAFTRSFWMSECSNDESDYKWSTFFVSLCQLSAVWVATVAPAWRWFNVVNSKCLEIKSWDEFKGEFKVESYWIQRLKEWKDRPLTFEIGNRRYRKIVHGSRNLVLNVCLCLQIAIVLTSKSVRLVSILSVNLLKKTLFCFPCIILPRLFKTCKSVSNDEMRSSSGTEIDLRDFVLHLEGEEKLVQLIMKQGYVDTEKWICRGRKNRLMHLTDLLKKCTISEGFKGVGEFDSDRVSSVGSQEPPPNCWALTLVTLTSIAIAIPCIGQDLMESLILGVNEGLRYVRLVEKKLDLNGPVNMIDAADTVWLGIDLYHRWLDVDLAALAGEDNDAKKIIEHLAEIGKNCILEFEKSTATVGINTKSTLKWTAKALAGNSLYRICQTILEDYENKFERVEELLKWLCITISDILGACLTNLPRVISMECFSSAIEAKEDSIRKAASLLGEAENILDTLGHQAIQDLGIYQFAYIDDWRASKLKNKKPLRFPSATSNDDMSRATLGEVRLSIEC; translated from the coding sequence ATGACAACAGTGAGAGGAGAAACGGAATGTCCGTATAACGAAACAAGATACAGTGAGCCGATGCCATGGATCGGCTTGTACGTCGCAGCAGCTTCTATAGCCTGCGTTCTTGCCATGAAAGGTGATATCATTTCCGGGTTCCACAATCGAAAACTCTGGATACCATGCAGATTCTTCTCTCTCAACGCCACTTCCTTGATCCTTATATCAATCGCGACAAAGTTGCCTGTTGATCTGAATACTCCAATGCCTCGGATTCAGGATCAGTTCACCAAACTAAGCGGCACCGTCCTGATTTGCACGACGATGGCCAATTTCATGCCGTCTTTAGGAACAATGGAAGATTCCCAGGTGATCTTGAACGTCGTCCCATTGGGAATTCTAGTCATTACGATAATTGTCAATGTCTGCATTGAGATGGTTACCCGTGTAATTTTTGCCTTTAGGCTGGAACACATCACAATCCTGTTTTTCATGATAATCATGCTCCTGATTTTTTGTTCCTCCGCTTTAGTGGTTTCAACCACAAAACAGTTGCTCAGACAACAATACGAGCTGAAATACCAGCAAGCATCGGATGACATGGCTGAGATATCAACGGTTATAATGTTGAGAAACGATGTAAGGAAATGTTGGATGATGGCTCATTGTTGTAGTCCTCAGCATGTTCTGAGTCGCTCTGCAATGTGCACCGCCTCTGGAGCTTTCTGTCTCTTGGGTGCACTTGTTTTAACCTTGGCCTTCACCAGATCATTTTGGATGTCTGAGTGTTCGAATGACGAATCTGATTATAAGTGGTCgactttctttgtttctctttgtCAATTATCTGCAGTATGGGTTGCAACTGTAGCCCCTGCTTGGAGATGGTTTAACGTCGTCAATTCGAAATGTCTTGAGATAAAATCATGGGATGAATTCAAAGGCGAGTTTAAGGTTGAGAGTTATTGGATCCAGAGATTGAAGGAATGGAAAGACCGCCCCTTAACTTTTGAAATTGGGAACAGACGATATCGAAAGATCGTCCATGGCTCAAGAAATCTAGTCCTCAATGTCTGTCTATGTCTGCAAATTGCTATAGTTTTAACAAGCAAATCTGTACGACTAGTATCTATACTGTCCGTCAACTTGCTCAAAAAGACGCTATTCTGCTTCCCCTGCATCATACTGCCAAGGTTGTTCAAGACATGCAAAAGTGTTTCAAATGACGAAATGAGGTCTTCTTCTGGTACAGAGATAGACCTGAGAGATTTCGTATTGCATCTCGAGGGTGAAGAAAAATTGGTCCAGTTGATTATGAAACAAGGCTATGTGGACACAGAGAAATGGATCTGCAGAGGTAGAAAGAACCGACTAATGCATCTTACGGATCTTTTAAAGAAATGTACAATTTCAGAAGGCTTCAAGGGAGTGGGCGAATTTGACAGCGATCGAGTTTCCTCAGTAGGTTCACAGGAACCTCCTCCTAACTGCTGGGCTCTGACTTTGGTAACCCTTACGAGCATAGCCATTGCAATTCCTTGCATTGGCCAAGATCTGATGGAATCGCTGATACTAGGGGTAAATGAAGGCCTTCGATATGTGAGACTTGTAGAGAAGAAGCTGGATTTGAATGGGCCAGTAAACATGATCGACGCAGCAGATACAGTCTGGCTAGGTATTGATCTTTACCATCGATGGCTAGATGTGGATCTTGCTGCATTGGCCGGTGAAGATAACGATGCCAAGAAGATAATCGAACACCTTGCAGAGATTGGAAAGAATTGCATTCTGGAGTTTGAAAAGAGCACAGCGACTGTGGGCATAAACACGAAAAGCACTCTGAAGTGGACAGCCAAGGCATTGGCAGGCAATTCTCTGTATAGAATCTGTCAAACTATTCTCGAGGACTACGAAAACAAATTTGAAAGGGTGGAAGAACTGTTAAAATGGTTGTGCATAACAATTTCTGATATATTAGGTGCTTGTCTTACCAACTTACCGCGCGTGATATCCATGGAATGCTTTTCCAGTGCGATCGAAGCAAAGGAAGACAGCATCAGGAAAGCAGCTTCTCTTCTTGGTGAAGCTGAAAACATACTGGATACTCTCGGACACCAAGCGATTCAAGATCTGGGCATTTATCAATTTGCCTACATCGATGACTGGCGTGCGAGCAAGCTGAAGAATAAGAAACCATTGCGCTTCCCTTCCGCTACTTCCAATGATGATATGTCTAGAGCTACTTTAGGTGAAGTACGTTTATCTATTGAGTGCTAG